The Herbaspirillum sp. DW155 genomic interval AATCACCCGGCATGATACGACGGGACACCGGCCTTGGGCGCGTCATTGGTGCAGGCAGGAAATATTTCTGCCTCTTCCTTGCCTGTGGTCAAGCGGGTATCGCCCAGCGCGGCATGGCGGGCGGCCTTGTCCATGTGCGCCAGCTGACGCACCTTGTCGTAGAAATCGGGGAAGCCGCTGCTTTGCTCAAACAGATGGCGGAAGGCCGGCACCAGGTCGTGATACGTCCCTACCAGCGCCAGATGCGCATTGGACAGCGGCATGGCGAACCAGCGGTCGTAGCCGGTGTAGCCATTCCAGCGGGCGGCCTTGATCCGGGCATATTCGGCGCGCAGGTCGTCGAAGATGGCGGCCTTGCGCCGACGCTTGTCGGCATCGCTGTCGCAACTGTCGTAGTTGTCCTTCAGGCGGGCGCGGTATTTGCCCAGCAGTGTGAGGAATTCGCGCTTGCGCGCGGCAAAGTGCTGATAGGCCGCGATCAGGGCCGGATCGTGATGCGCCGCCAGCCAGCGCTCCACACCCAGCTCTTCTACGGCCACGGCAAAACCCTCGTTGAAGGAAGTATCGCCGGGGGCATACACCTTCTGGTGCGCCAGTTCATGGAAGATCAGCCGCGCCAGTTCGCCATCGGGATAGCGGATGAAGGTCGAGATCACCGGATCATTGAACCAGCCCAGCGTGGAATAGGCCGGCACGCCTGCCACCTGAACGTCGTAGCCCTGCTCCCTCAGCGTTTCGGCATAGGCCTGGGCATCCTGCTGGTGGTAGTAGCCGCGATAATCCACGCACCCCGCAATCGGGAAACACCATTGCTTGGCCTTCAGTGAAAGCTCGGGCGCCGCCACCACGTTCCACAGCACATAGGGCCGGTCCAGCTGGGCATAGCTGCGGTAGCTACCGTTGTCGGGCAGAGCCAGTTCCGTGACGGCGTAGCGGCGTATCTCGCGCACCGTCTGCAGCTTGGCCTTGAGCGTGGGCGAGGTGGCCGGATCATCGAGCCAGTCCTCCACCGGCCTGGCCTGCGCCAGCAGAGAGAACTGACCATGCGCGGCCTGGGCGTAATACGAAACCGTCGAGCATGCCGATAGCGCGCACACGCCCGCCACTGCGGCCACGGTGGCACCCCATCGCAGACGACGGCGCAGCATGGAAAACCTCAGGCCACCACGGCCGGCTGCTGCAGTTTTTCCACCTGCACCAGCACGTCATAGAAGGTCGGTGCATTGCCCATGTCGGTCAGGCGCTGGCTGGTGACTTCGTTGGCGTTCTTGCCATCGGCGGCGAACTTCTTCCACCAGATCGACAAACCCACCACCAGTCCCACGCGCGCCTTGTCGGTCACACGCACGCGCGCCTGCATGCTGCCGCGATCATTGAAGATGCGCACCGTATCGCCCTGCGCAATGCCGCGTGCGGCGGCGTCCTGCGGGTGCATGTCCAGATGCGGTTCGCCTTCGGTATCACGCAGGCTCTGCACGTTGACGAAGGAAGAATTGAGGAAATTGCGTGCCGGCGGCGAGATCATCGCCAGCGGATATTTCGCGCCCAATTGCGGATTGCTGGCTACCGATTCATAGGGCGCGATATAGGTCGGCAAAGGATCGAGACCGGCGGCCTTCATCTGCTCGGAATAGAACTCGCACTTGCCCGAGGGCGTGGCAAACCCGCCTTCGGCAAAGGGCGCCACCGGCACCGCCAGACGCTGCCAGCCCTTCTGCTTCAACTGTTCCCAATCGTAGCCGGCGCTGCGCGGATCATCGCGCTTGAAGGCCACGGCGGCCAGCTGATCGTCGCTGTCCTTGAAGCATTCCTCGGTGAAGCCCATCGCAGCGGCCAGCAGGCGGAAGATTTCGGTATTCGGTTTGGCCTCACCCAGGGGCGCGATGGCGGCATTGTTGGCCATCAGGTAGACGTGGCCATAGGAAGCATGCACGTCGACGTGTTCCAGCTGCGTGGTGGCCGGCAGCAGGATGTCAGCATAGTCGGCGGTATCGGTCTGGAAATGTTCCAGCACCACCGTGAACAAATCCTCGCGCGCAAAACCCTGCGCCACCTTGCCCGACTCCGGAGCCACCGCCACCGGGTTGGAGTTGTAGACGATCACCGCTTCCACCTTGGGACCGAACTCGGGTGAGGCCGGTTTCAGGAGGTCGTCGCCGATGGTGCTCATGTTGATGATGCGGCTGGCCTTGCCGTGACGCGCGCCCAGGTCAGGGCGGCTGAGTGCCGCCGTATCCTTGGGGAAGCTGTCCGATACCGACAACTGGATGCCGCCCGATGCATGGCGCCAGGCGCCCACCAGTGCCGGCAGGCAGGCCACGTTGCGTGCGGCCATGCCGCCGCCACGTACGCGCTGCAAGCCGTAGTTGGCGCGGATGAAGGCGCCCTCGCCGGCCAGCGCCACGCGGGCGTATTCACGCGCCAGGTTCTGTACTTCGTCAGCGCTGATGCCGCACACCTCGGCGGTGCGCTCCGCTGTCCATTCGGCCACCCGTTCCTTCAGCTGATCGAAGCCCAGCGTATAGCGCGCGATGTAATCGTGATCCAGCAAGTCTTCCGCGATCAGCACATGCATCAGGCCCAGCGCCAGAGCGGCATCGGTGCCGGGCAGGAGCGCGATGTGCTGGTGGCACTTCTCGGCAGTCAGCGAGCGATACGGATCGATGGCGATCAGGCGCGCGCCGTTGCGCTTGGCGGCTTGCACGCGGGTCCAGAAATGCAGGTTGGAGGCAATCGGATTGCCGCCCCAGATGATGATGAGCTTGGCGTGATCGACCTGCTCCAGGTCGGCACCGATGCGCGCACCGATGGTGTAGCGATAGCCCGCGCCACCGGCCGAGGCACAGATGGTGCGATCCAGCTGCGAGGCGCCGAGACGGTTGAAGAAACGGCCGGCCATCGATTCGCCCTGCACCTGGCCCATGGTCCCGGCATAGCTGTAGGGCAGGATGGCTTGCGGATCGCGCAGGGCGATCTGGCCCAGCCGCTGCGCGATGGTGGCGATGGCCTCGTCCCAGCTGATGCGCTCGAACTTGCCCTCGCCCTTCTTGCCCACGCGGCGCATGGGATGCAGCAGGCGATCCTTGTGATAGGTGCGCTCGGCATAGCGCGAGACCTTGGTGCAGAGCACGCCCGCGGTCGGTGGGTGATCAGGGTCGCCGCGCACTTCGGTGGCCACGCCGTCCTTGACGGTCACCAGCAGGGCGCAGGTATCAGGGCAATCATGGGGACAGGCGGCACGAACGATGGTGGTGGTCATGGCGAGCAGGCAAAGAGGAAACCGAAAGCGGGGATGAAAAGATAAAAACGGATCAGGCGCAATGAAACAGATTCACGGCCATAACAAGCCGAACCGCAACGAACCGCAAAAGACGCGGCCCTTGCGGCCAGGCGGCTACTTTATCTTAAAATCGCGCATCGCGATGGGCGTCGTCGAGGGCGGCCGCTGCGTGTTCACGCCGGGTGAACAGCAGCGACCTATCGTGCGGGGTGATGTGGAGCTGGTGCGGGCCGGCGGGGTGCACTGCTGCAATCCGGCTGATCTGGCGTTACTTTCCTTGTTTCGCGGGATCGCTGCCTGGATTCCGAACGGCGTGATGAAGCTTGAGCAGCGCCTGATGTGACGGAATGCCGCACAAGGAAATTGCCAAGCTCATCGATGCGCAATGCAAGGTCCATGCCGTCGCCGCATTACGGGGTGTTCGTCCTGAGCATCCACTCATGCGCCGGGTCATTGCGGAAATGCCAGCGCCTGGTGGGGCCGGCCATGACGTTGAGGTAGTAGCTCTCGTAGCCGTGCGGCACCACCACCGGATGGTAGCCACGCGGCACCATCACCACGTCGTGGTCCTCCACCGCCATGGACTCGTCCAGGCTGCGGTCATCCACGTACACCCGCTGGAAGGCAAAGCCCTGCGCCGGATTGAGCCGATGGTAATAGGTTTCTTCGAGGAAGCTCTCCTGGGGAAGGTTGTCGGTATCGTGCTTGTGCGGCGGATAACTGGAAGAATGCCCACCCGGCGTACGCACCTCCACCACCAGCAGGTGATCGGCCTCGGCGCTCTGCGGCAGGATGTCGCTGACGTAACGGGTATTGCTGCCTTCGCCGCGCACCGATTGCGTCACGGCCTGCGGGCCGATCAGGCGCGGCGGCAGAGCGCCGTGGCCGGGTGCGCTGCACAGGGCCACTTCGGCATCACTGTCGGCCTTGATGGTGAGCCGGTGATGATGCGGAACGTAGACCGAACAAGCCGGTACGTCGTCGAAGACACTACGGCGCTGGCCGATTTCGCGCCATTGGCTGGAACCAGCCTCGACGCTGACCACACCCGCCAGGATCACGACACAGTATTCGCGATCGCCGGTCTCCAGGGCGAGGGACTCACCGCGTGCCAGCCGGTGGGCGCTGAAGCCCACATAGCGCCAGCCGGCAGATTGCGGCGTGACCTGAACGATATCGCGACCACTGCGCCGCGCTTTGACAAGCAGACTCATGCGGCCTCCTGCAGGCTGCCGTTGCCGATGGCCGCCACCAGTGCCGACAGGTGACGATAGCCCATCTGCGCATAGCGGTAGCTGGGCGCCACCGCCGGGTCTTGCTCGGCCTCCACCACGAGCCAGCCGCTGTATCCATGTCGATACAGCAATTGCAGCAGGGGCGCAAAGTCGATGGCCCCATCCCCCGGCACCGTGAATGCGCCATTGATCACCGCCTGCAGGAAACTCCAGTCACCATTGCGCGCCAGCTTCACCACGGCTGGCCGCACATCCTTGCAATGGACGTGGCAGACACGCGCCAGGTGACGCTGCAACACCGCCAGCGGATCGCCGCCAGCGAAGGCGATGTGGCCACTGTCGAAGAGCAGCCCGACCTCCTCGCCGGTGAGGGCCATCAGCTTGTCGAGATCCTCCGTGGTTTCGACATAGGCGCCCATGTGATGGTGATAGGCCAGACGGATTCCGCGCTGGAGCAGATGGCGGGCGAACTGGTTGAGCCGTTGGGCATAGCCCTGCCAGGCGGCTTCACTGGTGAAGCGCGGCCGTTGATACAGCGGGACAGCGGCTCCCTGAATGGAATCAGCCACCTCACCATAGACCATGACCTGGGCGCCATTGGCTACCAGGAGGTTCAGATGCGCTTCCACGGCGGCAATCTCTTCGGCCACCGGGCGCGTAGCCAACTGGCCGGAATACCAGCCCGAGACGCACTCCAGCTGGTACTTGCCCAGCACGGCACGCAAGGCCTCGGGCTGACGCGGAAACTTGTTGCCCAGCTCGAAGCCGCGATAGCCGATCTCGGCGCCCTCCGAGAGCGCCTGTTCCAGAGGGGTTTCCCCGCCCAGTGAGGGCAGGTCGTCATTCATCCACGAGATGGGATTGATGCCGATCTTGACGTTGAAGGGTGTGGCCACGATGTCCTCTCTACTCATGAATACGAAGGCAGCAATGTCCGATACTGCTGCGCATGTTCAGACCGACTGCGCCTGACGGGCTTGCTCATACTGGCTGCGCGCCTGCTGTACCTGCACGCGCGGCGACACTTCCGGTACCGCGACTTCCCACCAGCAGCCGCCGTCGCCGGTGGTGCGGCTGGCATCGGTGTCGATGCAGACCAGATAGCTGCGATCGGCGGCGCGGGCGCGTTGCAGGGCGGCTTCCAGTTCGCCGATGGTCTTGACGTTCTCTGCCAGTGCTCCGAGCGCACGCGCATGCGCAGCGAAGTCGATGACCGGTGCGCCGGGCCCGGCTTGCCGGCAATCGACCAGCATGTTGTTGAAGGGCGCCCCGCCACAAGCCTGTTGCAACCGGTTGATGCAGCCGTAGCCGCGATTGTCCAGCACCACCACGATGAGCTTGGTCCCCAGCATGACGGAGGTGGCCAGCTCGGAATTCATCATCAGATAACTGCCGTCGCCGACGACGACAATCACCTCCCGCTCGGGGTGGGCCAGCTTCACGCCCAGGCCACCGGCCACCTCGTAGCCCATGCAGGAGTATCCATATTCGACGTGGTAGCTCCCGGGACGGCCTGCGCGCCAGAGCTTGTGCAGTTCAGCCGGCAAGGTTCCTGCCGCACAGACAACGATGTCCCGCTCCGGCGAGTCGGGCACGGAGCGCTGGAGTGCGCCGATGACTTCGCCGTCATAGGGCAGCCGTCCTCCGGTATCGGTCTGGCCGGTGATCTGGGCGACGCGTTCGCGCCAGTCCTGCGCCAGTGTCCGGGCACGCGCATTCCACTCGGGGGCGCTGTGCCAACCTTCCAGGGACAGCGACAAGGCATCCAGCCCCAGTCCGGCATCGGCCTGCAGGGGGATGCCGCGCCACTTGTGCGCATCCATGGCATTGATGTTGAGGTTGAGCAGCCTGGCGTGGGCAAACAGAGTATGCGAACCGGTGGTGAAATCCTGCAGCCGGGTGCCGACGGCAATGACCACATCGGCCTTCTGCGCCAGGGCATTAGCGGCTGGTGAACCGGTCACGCCGATGGCGCCCAGTTGCAAGGCATGTGACCAGGTAAGTGCGCTCTTGCCGGCCTGGGTTTCTGCCACCGGCACGCCATGCTTCTCGGCAAAGCGCCGCAGGCTATCGCAGGCGTTGCCATAGAGCACGCCACCGCCGGCGATCAGCAGCGGCCGTTGTGCCTCGCGCAGCAAGGCGGTGGCCTGTTCCAGTTCCTGCACGGCAGGTACCTGCGCCCGTGGCACGATCAGACGCGGCGAGAAAAAATCCAGCGGGTAATCGTAGGCCATGGTCTGCACATCCTGCGGCAAGGCCAGCGTGACCGGGCCGCACTGGGCCGGATCGGTCAGTACCTGGATGGCACGTGGCAACGCACTGAGCAACTGTTCCGGATAGCAGATGCGGTCGAACATGCGCGACAGCGGCCGGAAGGCATCGTTGACCGATAGGCCCGGGTCGTGAAAATCTTCCAGCTGTTGCAGCACCGGATCGGGTCGCCGCGAGACAAACACATCGCCCGGCAACAGCAGCACCGGCAATCGGTTCACATGGGCCAGCGCGGCGGCGGTGAGCAGGTTGGTCGCGCCCGGGCCGATGGAAGTGGTCACCGCCATCATGCGCTGGCGCTGATGCGCCTTGGCATAGGCAATGGCGCTATGGGCCATGGCCTGTTCATTGTGCGCCCGATAGGTCGGCAGGGTCTCGCGAAACTGGTAGAGCGCCTCGCCCATGCCTGCCACGTTGCCGTGGCCGAAGATGGAAAAGACGCCACCGAAGAGCGGCACCACACCCTGCGGTGTCTGGATGCGCAAGGCATCCAGGTAGCGCACCAAGGCCTGCGCCATGGTCAGACGCACAGTGGGACGGGCGTTGCGATTCGCGTCTGCCGCCAGCGCGTTCATGCTGCCTCCCGCGTAGCTGCCGGAACTGCGGCGATGCGGCTGGCGCGCCACAGACCGATCAGTTGCTCGAAGGTCTGCCGTACCTGGGCAATCAGGGTCGCGTCATCGATGTGGCCTTGCAACCACTGCCGGCTAGATTCGTGAAAGATGGTGCGCCCCACCATGAAGCCGCGGCAGGTCTTGCTATGGCGCGAGGCGGCGAAGCCCGCGGCCAGTTCCGTCACCGGCGCGGCCAGTCCCAGCAGCACCACGCCACGGCAGTACGGGTCGCGCTCAGCGATGAGAGCATCGATGGCTTCCCATTGGCGGGCCGACATCGATTCCAGCTTCCACCACTCCGGATAGATGTCCAGGTTGTAGAGCCGCTTCAGAGCGCGCAGCACGGTGTCTTCGTCCTGCGGCAATGTCTTGGAGGGAATGATCTCCAGCAGCAGTTCGTGGCCGCTGCGTTGCACGGCCTGATAGAGTGCGCGGATCTGGGCTTCCTGCTCCAGGCGTTTTTCCACGGCATCATCCGGGTGGAACTGCACCAGGCACTTGACCACCTGCTCCTGCGGCCAGGTCTGCAAATGACTGCCGATGGAACGGCCGAAATCGAACTCCAGTGGATTGGACAAGGGCAGTTCCACCGCCCGCCCCACCCACCAGCCGCGCCCCGTGGCGGCATTGAGGGCATCCTGACCATAACGGTCATCGATCAGTACGCCGGTCTTGCCCTGCAGGCCCAGCGCCGCTTCGGTCTGTGCTACGGCCTCCACCAGCAGGCACTTCAATCGGGGCAAGCGGTCCGGGCTTGCGCCGGCTTGTACAGCCAGATCGAAGAACTGGTTGCGGTGATCGAAGGCAAACACATTGACCTCATCCCAATGGCGTCGCCGGCTCACCACCCGATGCAGCCGCTGCAAGTGCGCGTCGCGGTCAGGCCGTTGCAGGCGGTGGGCGTGTTGCAGGAAATAATCCAGCTCGATGGGACCGGGCATGGCCGGAGCGCAAGCATGGCGCGAGACCACCAGCGCGCCGCAGGCATTGGCGTAGCGGCAGCAGTGCTCATCGTCTTCCTCGTTGAGCCAGCCCTTGAGGAAGCCCGAGATGAAAGCATCGCCGGCGCCGAGCACATTGAGCACCTCGACCTGCACGCCCCGGTAATGGAAGCCGTCTTCCAGGCGCGCCGGGATCGCCCCGTGCAGCACCACGCAACCCAGCGGCCCGCGCTTGACCACCAACGTGGCGGCGCAGACTGCGCGTACCGAGCGCAGCGCCTGCATGATATCGGTGCTGCCACCGGCGATCATGAATTCTTCCTCGGTGCCGACCACCAGATCGAACTGCGGCAGGATGCCCTGCAGATGCCGGGTGACACCATCGCTGGCAATGAAACGGGTCTCGCCGTCGCCCTTGCCGGTCAGTCCCCACAGCACGGGCCGGTAGTCGATGTCGAGCACGGTACGCACATTGTGGCGGCGGGCATATTGCAGCGCCAGACTGCTGCTGCGATGCACCTGCGGCGTGGAGAAATGGGTACCGGTGATCAGCAGGGCCTTGCTGCTGGCGATGAAGGCTTCGTCGATGTCTTCCGGCGCCAGCGCCATGTCAGCGCAATTGTCGCGGTAGAAGATCAGCGGGAAACTGTCCTTGTCCTTCAGCCCCAGCATGACCAGCGCCGTCAGTCGTTGCGGGTCCACCGTCACATGGCTGACGTCGCAGCCTTCGGCTGCCAGTTCGGACTTGAGGAACTGGCCATTGGCCTCGTCCCCGATGCGCGCCAGCATGGCTGATTTGAGCCCCAGGCGCGCGCAGCCGAAGGCGATGTTGGCCGATGAACCGCCCAGGTACTTGGCAAAGCTGCTGACATCGGACAGCGGCGCGCCCACTTGCTGGGCATACAGATCCACGGCCAGCCGTCCGATGCAGATCAGATCGAGCCGGCGGTCGGCGGCGAAGCGCCCGGGTGCGGGCGTGTGAGTAGCTTGCATACGTTTGTCCTTAAACCTGAATACCTTCCAGTTGTCCCATCAGCGTCTGCATCTCGGCGCCGCCTGCCATCATGTCCAACACCTCTTCCTTGGAAATGCGGTCCTTGGAAAAACTGCCCAGCGACTTGCCGCGATTGAGCAAGGTGAAGGTGTCGCCGATGGGATAGGCATGATGCACGTTATGGGTGATGAAGATGACCGAGATGCCTCGTTCGCGCGCCCGGTGGATCAGCTTGAGCACATTGAAGGATTGCTTCACGCCCAGCGCCGCCGTGGGCTCGTCCAGGATCAGCACGCGCGCGCCGAAGTGAATGGCGCGGGCGATGGCCAGGCATTGCTTCTCACCACCGGACATGGTGCCGATGGGATGATGTGCATCGCGCACCATGATGCCCATCTCGGCCAGTTTTTCCTTGGCGATGCGCGCGGCCAGTTCGATGTCCATGACGGGAATGCCGAGAAACTTGCGCACCGGCTCGCGCCCCAGGAAGAAATTGCGCGCCACCGACAGCAGCGGCACCAGCGCCAGATCCTGATAGACGGTCGCCACGCCGACATCCAGCGCCTGCTTGGGCGACTCGAAGCGCACCGGCTTGCCATCGACCAGATAGCGACCACTGGAGGCCTGATGCACGCCCGCCAGCAACTTGATGAGGGTGGACTTGCCGGCGCCATTGTCGCCCAGCAGGCAATGGACTTCGCCCTTGCGCAAGCGCAGGCTGACGTTTTGCAAGGCGATCACCGGACCGAAGAATTTGCTGACCTGATCCAGTTCGAGGATGACCTCATCGGAGCGTGAAAGGCTGCTCATTTTGCCTCCGTGATGCGACGACGCACAAAGTTGTTGAACAGCACCGCCACCAGCAGCATCACTCCCAGGAAGACGCGGAACCAGTCCGAGCTGAGGTTGGTGTAGGTGATGCCGATCTGCACCACGCCGAAGATGAGCGCACCGAAGCAGGCCCCGATGACCGAACCATAGCCGCCGGTGAGCAAGGCGCCGCCGATGACGGCGGCGATGATGGCTTCGAATTCCTTTTGCAGACCACGGTCGGCCGCGGCCGAACCGAAGTCACCCACTTGCAGCACCGCAAACAGGCAGGCACAGAAGGCCGTGAAGACGAACAGGCCTATCTTGACCTGACGCACCGGCACGCCCATGTTCTTGGCGGCGACGGCATCGCCACCGACGGCGAAAATCCAGTTGCCCAGGCGCGTGCGGGCCAGCACGAAACTGGCCGCCAGCGCCACCACCGCCCACCACAGGATGACCTTGGGAATGCCCGTGACCAGCGGCGTGCCATCGGCCACGGTGGCGATCCAGCCATGCCGTGCCAGCCAGGTGAATACACCGGCGCCAACGTTGCCACTGAAGAGCAGTTGGCCCAACCAGTCGTGGGTGGCGCGCTCGCCTACGCCGCTGACGATGGTGCGATTGGCAAAGAGGATGGACAACGCCAGCGTGAGCCCGCGCAGGATGAAGAGGAAGGCCAGGGTGACGATGAAGGAAGGCAGCCGGGTCTTCATCACCAGATAGCCATTGAGCCAGCCCAAGCCCATGGAGGCGGCGAAGGCAAACAGCACCGCCAGCCAGAAGGGCCAGCCGAAATAGACCGTGGGGATGGCCACCATCATGCCGGCCAGGCCGATCATGGAACCGATGGAGAGGTCGAATTCCCCGCCTATCATCAGCAGGCAGGCACCCACGGCGATGATGCCGAGATAGGCCGCCACCTGCATCCAGTTGACCACGCCATCCAGGTTGAACATGCCGGAGTCGCCGGCAGTGAGACCAAACACCAGGAACACCAGGACGACCCCGGCCAGAGAGGCGAACTCGGGGCGCCTCAGCAGGCGCGAAAGAATATTTTCCTGCCGCATTCGCTCGTCGCTGTCGGCGTGCTGGCCCGACAGGCGGCTCTGGGCAGCCAGGTCACTTGTATTCATTG includes:
- a CDS encoding aminopeptidase encodes the protein MLRRRLRWGATVAAVAGVCALSACSTVSYYAQAAHGQFSLLAQARPVEDWLDDPATSPTLKAKLQTVREIRRYAVTELALPDNGSYRSYAQLDRPYVLWNVVAAPELSLKAKQWCFPIAGCVDYRGYYHQQDAQAYAETLREQGYDVQVAGVPAYSTLGWFNDPVISTFIRYPDGELARLIFHELAHQKVYAPGDTSFNEGFAVAVEELGVERWLAAHHDPALIAAYQHFAARKREFLTLLGKYRARLKDNYDSCDSDADKRRRKAAIFDDLRAEYARIKAARWNGYTGYDRWFAMPLSNAHLALVGTYHDLVPAFRHLFEQSSGFPDFYDKVRQLAHMDKAARHAALGDTRLTTGKEEAEIFPACTNDAPKAGVPSYHAG
- a CDS encoding molybdopterin oxidoreductase family protein; translated protein: MTTTIVRAACPHDCPDTCALLVTVKDGVATEVRGDPDHPPTAGVLCTKVSRYAERTYHKDRLLHPMRRVGKKGEGKFERISWDEAIATIAQRLGQIALRDPQAILPYSYAGTMGQVQGESMAGRFFNRLGASQLDRTICASAGGAGYRYTIGARIGADLEQVDHAKLIIIWGGNPIASNLHFWTRVQAAKRNGARLIAIDPYRSLTAEKCHQHIALLPGTDAALALGLMHVLIAEDLLDHDYIARYTLGFDQLKERVAEWTAERTAEVCGISADEVQNLAREYARVALAGEGAFIRANYGLQRVRGGGMAARNVACLPALVGAWRHASGGIQLSVSDSFPKDTAALSRPDLGARHGKASRIINMSTIGDDLLKPASPEFGPKVEAVIVYNSNPVAVAPESGKVAQGFAREDLFTVVLEHFQTDTADYADILLPATTQLEHVDVHASYGHVYLMANNAAIAPLGEAKPNTEIFRLLAAAMGFTEECFKDSDDQLAAVAFKRDDPRSAGYDWEQLKQKGWQRLAVPVAPFAEGGFATPSGKCEFYSEQMKAAGLDPLPTYIAPYESVASNPQLGAKYPLAMISPPARNFLNSSFVNVQSLRDTEGEPHLDMHPQDAAARGIAQGDTVRIFNDRGSMQARVRVTDKARVGLVVGLSIWWKKFAADGKNANEVTSQRLTDMGNAPTFYDVLVQVEKLQQPAVVA
- the iolB gene encoding 5-deoxy-glucuronate isomerase, producing the protein MSLLVKARRSGRDIVQVTPQSAGWRYVGFSAHRLARGESLALETGDREYCVVILAGVVSVEAGSSQWREIGQRRSVFDDVPACSVYVPHHHRLTIKADSDAEVALCSAPGHGALPPRLIGPQAVTQSVRGEGSNTRYVSDILPQSAEADHLLVVEVRTPGGHSSSYPPHKHDTDNLPQESFLEETYYHRLNPAQGFAFQRVYVDDRSLDESMAVEDHDVVMVPRGYHPVVVPHGYESYYLNVMAGPTRRWHFRNDPAHEWMLRTNTP
- the iolE gene encoding myo-inosose-2 dehydratase, encoding MSREDIVATPFNVKIGINPISWMNDDLPSLGGETPLEQALSEGAEIGYRGFELGNKFPRQPEALRAVLGKYQLECVSGWYSGQLATRPVAEEIAAVEAHLNLLVANGAQVMVYGEVADSIQGAAVPLYQRPRFTSEAAWQGYAQRLNQFARHLLQRGIRLAYHHHMGAYVETTEDLDKLMALTGEEVGLLFDSGHIAFAGGDPLAVLQRHLARVCHVHCKDVRPAVVKLARNGDWSFLQAVINGAFTVPGDGAIDFAPLLQLLYRHGYSGWLVVEAEQDPAVAPSYRYAQMGYRHLSALVAAIGNGSLQEAA
- the iolD gene encoding 3D-(3,5/4)-trihydroxycyclohexane-1,2-dione acylhydrolase (decyclizing), giving the protein MNALAADANRNARPTVRLTMAQALVRYLDALRIQTPQGVVPLFGGVFSIFGHGNVAGMGEALYQFRETLPTYRAHNEQAMAHSAIAYAKAHQRQRMMAVTTSIGPGATNLLTAAALAHVNRLPVLLLPGDVFVSRRPDPVLQQLEDFHDPGLSVNDAFRPLSRMFDRICYPEQLLSALPRAIQVLTDPAQCGPVTLALPQDVQTMAYDYPLDFFSPRLIVPRAQVPAVQELEQATALLREAQRPLLIAGGGVLYGNACDSLRRFAEKHGVPVAETQAGKSALTWSHALQLGAIGVTGSPAANALAQKADVVIAVGTRLQDFTTGSHTLFAHARLLNLNINAMDAHKWRGIPLQADAGLGLDALSLSLEGWHSAPEWNARARTLAQDWRERVAQITGQTDTGGRLPYDGEVIGALQRSVPDSPERDIVVCAAGTLPAELHKLWRAGRPGSYHVEYGYSCMGYEVAGGLGVKLAHPEREVIVVVGDGSYLMMNSELATSVMLGTKLIVVVLDNRGYGCINRLQQACGGAPFNNMLVDCRQAGPGAPVIDFAAHARALGALAENVKTIGELEAALQRARAADRSYLVCIDTDASRTTGDGGCWWEVAVPEVSPRVQVQQARSQYEQARQAQSV
- the iolC gene encoding 5-dehydro-2-deoxygluconokinase translates to MQATHTPAPGRFAADRRLDLICIGRLAVDLYAQQVGAPLSDVSSFAKYLGGSSANIAFGCARLGLKSAMLARIGDEANGQFLKSELAAEGCDVSHVTVDPQRLTALVMLGLKDKDSFPLIFYRDNCADMALAPEDIDEAFIASSKALLITGTHFSTPQVHRSSSLALQYARRHNVRTVLDIDYRPVLWGLTGKGDGETRFIASDGVTRHLQGILPQFDLVVGTEEEFMIAGGSTDIMQALRSVRAVCAATLVVKRGPLGCVVLHGAIPARLEDGFHYRGVQVEVLNVLGAGDAFISGFLKGWLNEEDDEHCCRYANACGALVVSRHACAPAMPGPIELDYFLQHAHRLQRPDRDAHLQRLHRVVSRRRHWDEVNVFAFDHRNQFFDLAVQAGASPDRLPRLKCLLVEAVAQTEAALGLQGKTGVLIDDRYGQDALNAATGRGWWVGRAVELPLSNPLEFDFGRSIGSHLQTWPQEQVVKCLVQFHPDDAVEKRLEQEAQIRALYQAVQRSGHELLLEIIPSKTLPQDEDTVLRALKRLYNLDIYPEWWKLESMSARQWEAIDALIAERDPYCRGVVLLGLAAPVTELAAGFAASRHSKTCRGFMVGRTIFHESSRQWLQGHIDDATLIAQVRQTFEQLIGLWRASRIAAVPAATREAA
- a CDS encoding ATP-binding cassette domain-containing protein; protein product: MSSLSRSDEVILELDQVSKFFGPVIALQNVSLRLRKGEVHCLLGDNGAGKSTLIKLLAGVHQASSGRYLVDGKPVRFESPKQALDVGVATVYQDLALVPLLSVARNFFLGREPVRKFLGIPVMDIELAARIAKEKLAEMGIMVRDAHHPIGTMSGGEKQCLAIARAIHFGARVLILDEPTAALGVKQSFNVLKLIHRARERGISVIFITHNVHHAYPIGDTFTLLNRGKSLGSFSKDRISKEEVLDMMAGGAEMQTLMGQLEGIQV
- a CDS encoding ABC transporter permease, with protein sequence MNTSDLAAQSRLSGQHADSDERMRQENILSRLLRRPEFASLAGVVLVFLVFGLTAGDSGMFNLDGVVNWMQVAAYLGIIAVGACLLMIGGEFDLSIGSMIGLAGMMVAIPTVYFGWPFWLAVLFAFAASMGLGWLNGYLVMKTRLPSFIVTLAFLFILRGLTLALSILFANRTIVSGVGERATHDWLGQLLFSGNVGAGVFTWLARHGWIATVADGTPLVTGIPKVILWWAVVALAASFVLARTRLGNWIFAVGGDAVAAKNMGVPVRQVKIGLFVFTAFCACLFAVLQVGDFGSAAADRGLQKEFEAIIAAVIGGALLTGGYGSVIGACFGALIFGVVQIGITYTNLSSDWFRVFLGVMLLVAVLFNNFVRRRITEAK